The genomic DNA TTCCCGGGCTACGCATGGCAGGCCGTGGGGTGTTCCGGCTGCTCCTCCATGCTCGGATGGCGCTATTTCGGCAAAAACGGCGGCTTCTACGGCCTGATCCTTTCCGCCCTCATCGAGGGGGAAGACCTCGGACGATAGGAACGCACAACCTTTACGCTGGCCCAGCAAGGCGAGTCCGTGTTATGTTTCTTTTATGAACAGCGACTATTTTGCCCAATGCCGCCAGTGGTTCGATGAACACACGGCGCACTACCGGGAAAAAGCAGGCCCCGAGGGAACCGAAATGGTGGACCGCAAAATCCGCCACACCATGCGGGTCGTCGGTCATGTACAGGCCATTGTCGCAGAAACCCCGCCGCTCGAAGAACTGTCCGAGGCCGTGAAAATCGCGGCACTGCTGCACGATGCAGGACGTTTCCCGCAGGTGGTGCAACACAACAGCTACGATGACCACGCCACCTGCAATCATGCCGAAGTGGGCGCGCGTATCGTCATGGACGCCGATCTCCTTGATCCGCTCCCCCTTGAGACACGCGGTATCGTCCTGAGCGCCGTGAAATACCACAACGTCGCAGTGATCCCGGACAATCTCGGCACCGAAGCGCGCCTCGTGCTCGAAGTCCTGCGCGACGCGGACAAGCTCGACGCCCTGCGTAACAGCCTCCGCTATCTCGATCCTGACAATCCCAACAGCAAGGCCTTGAAAGAGGGCCTCACATGGCATGCGGAAAGGGTCACCCCGGAGCTCCTGCAATGCGCCATGGACCGCACCATCATCCCATACGAGGACATTCGATGGTCCAACGATTTCGCACTGTTCCTGTGCTGCTGGCTCTATGATCTCCATTTCCCCTACGCCTTCAGGCAACTCAAGACGTCCGGCCAGTACGAGATACTTCTCGGGCAGATGCCGGACACTGAGGAATTCACCCGGCTCAAGGAACAGCTTCGAGACGATCTGGACTGGATTATCGCCCGCAGCCGGCCTTGACCGCGCACTTTCCCCCGGATACACCCGCTTCATGTCCCGCAGATATCTCATTCCCGCTGCCACGCACCGCGTTGAAGACACCATCAAGCGCAGCCGGTTCATCTCCACTGCCGCCCACACGCCCGACACGGACTCGGCCAAGGCTTTCGTCGCCGAAATAAAGGAAGAATTTCCCGACGCGACCCACAACTGCTGGGCCTTTGCCGCAGGTCCGCCCGGTGACACGGCGCATGTGGGCATGAGTGACGACGGGGAGCCGCACGGCACCGCGGGCAAGCCCATGCTGAACACCCTGCTGCACAGCGAGGTCGGCGAAATCACCGTGGTGGTCACCCGCTACTTCGGCGGCACCAAGCTCGGGACCGGAGGACTGGTGCGCGCCTACTCCTCCATGGTGAATCTGGTCCTCGACACCCTGCCCACCAAGGAAATGGTCGAGACCGTCACGGTCACGGCGACCATTCCCTATCAATCCGTCACCCTGTTCAAGCGCATGCACCCGGATTTCGAAGCGGACATTCTGGACGAGCAATTCGGCGTGGACGCTGCGTTCACCCTGTCCATGCCCGAGGAACATCTGGACGGTTTCACGAAAAAACTTGCCGAACTCACGGACGGACGCGGGACAATCGAGCAAAATTGATTTGCAAAGGCGGTTGCAATACGACTGAAAAATGCGCTAGCGTAAACACGAATAGTATTACTCCGGGGCTAACAGCAATCAGTAAAGCAGGTTTCATGTCCACGCAAAAGCTTCGCGCCATCTACAAGCAACTCACCGACAAGATTGATGACTCCAAGGACTCTGCCCTCTTTGAAGTCAAGGAACTCAAGACCGACCTCAACGAACTGCAACGACATCTCTCCGGCCGCAAGAAAGTCACCGACATCCAGCCCGATGACATTCTGCGCTCCGCATACGAAATAGCGCACCATCTGCGCGAAATGCAGCAGCGCAAGGAAATCCTCGCGGAATTGGAAGACGTGGCCGCCGAGACCGAAGCGCTCGAATACCTCGACTCCCGAGGCGCAAAGCTGCTCACACGCCCCGCAGGCTGGCATTTCCAGACCTCAAAGGAACGCTTCCTGCTCCACGCCGACGATCCCGTTCAGGCCGCGGTCAAGCTCCGCAAGCTCCTCGCCGCCGGGAAGCGGCTCAAGAAACCGAAGAAAAAGAAGAAGTAGGAATGCCTCCGGCGGCTTAAGAACCCTTCGTGACAAATCCGCAGGACAGCGGATTTGGACGTCGGTTCCTACCGACGCCGCGAAGCGGTGAGCCACAGGACGTGGCGAGTCAAAGGGTTCTTAAGAATCTCCTAAGCTTTTTGGTGCGCCTTCGGCGGGAGGCATATTTCGAAAATTAGGACCTTGAACACGAAAGGTAGCTTTCGCCAACGGCGCAAAAAGGATTGCAAAGGACATGTCCTTTGCCCGCCGGAGGCGAAATCACCCGACAACGCGCCACAGGCGCATCCACCCTTTTTCTTAAACACAAAAATCGAATTTTTCCGCTCCTGCCTTGACTTTTTCGAGGCAGGCTGCATTTGTATCGAGAATATTCAACCCTGAACAAACGGAAGATCACAACATGCTCAAACGCATCATCACTCTTTTCACGACCATGCTGGTCGTCATGTCCCTGGCCGGTTGCGGCTACAACGCCATGCAGCAGCAGGAAGAAGAAGTCTTCGCGGCATGGGGCAACCTTGAAGCCGCATTGCAGCGCCGTGCGGACCTGATCCCGAACCTTGTGGAAACCGTGAAAGCGGCGGCTTCCCACGAAAAAGACACATTGAAGGCCGTTATCGAGGCCCGTTCCAAGGCAACGCAGGTCAAGATGACCCCGGAAATGCTGGGCGACAAACAGGCTCTGGCCAAATTTCAGGCAGCACAGGGCGGCCTGTCCTCGGCTTTGTCCCGGCTGATGGTCGTTGTGGAACGCTACCCGGACATCAAGGCCAACCAGAACTTCCTCGGCTTGCAG from uncultured Pseudodesulfovibrio sp. includes the following:
- a CDS encoding HD domain-containing protein, with translation MNSDYFAQCRQWFDEHTAHYREKAGPEGTEMVDRKIRHTMRVVGHVQAIVAETPPLEELSEAVKIAALLHDAGRFPQVVQHNSYDDHATCNHAEVGARIVMDADLLDPLPLETRGIVLSAVKYHNVAVIPDNLGTEARLVLEVLRDADKLDALRNSLRYLDPDNPNSKALKEGLTWHAERVTPELLQCAMDRTIIPYEDIRWSNDFALFLCCWLYDLHFPYAFRQLKTSGQYEILLGQMPDTEEFTRLKEQLRDDLDWIIARSRP
- a CDS encoding LemA family protein, with the translated sequence MLKRIITLFTTMLVVMSLAGCGYNAMQQQEEEVFAAWGNLEAALQRRADLIPNLVETVKAAASHEKDTLKAVIEARSKATQVKMTPEMLGDKQALAKFQAAQGGLSSALSRLMVVVERYPDIKANQNFLGLQAQLEGTENRITVARKRYNDAVKAFNYSIRSFPNSMTNSIVLHLERKEFFQADPGAKDAPKVNFGSSS
- a CDS encoding YigZ family protein gives rise to the protein MSRRYLIPAATHRVEDTIKRSRFISTAAHTPDTDSAKAFVAEIKEEFPDATHNCWAFAAGPPGDTAHVGMSDDGEPHGTAGKPMLNTLLHSEVGEITVVVTRYFGGTKLGTGGLVRAYSSMVNLVLDTLPTKEMVETVTVTATIPYQSVTLFKRMHPDFEADILDEQFGVDAAFTLSMPEEHLDGFTKKLAELTDGRGTIEQN